The following proteins are encoded in a genomic region of Sorangiineae bacterium MSr12523:
- a CDS encoding SDR family oxidoreductase codes for MKNVLLAGAHGVLGRAVAEHFASLPDWALTTVARRGALTGLEGHTPPRHLSVDLLDARASKERLAEARSTTHLVFTAYLERPTMAETVAPNVTMLANTLDALAAAKAPIEHVVLAGGGKSYGEHLGPYKTPAKESDPRLLGPIFYNDQEDLLADRAKKYGFEWTVLRPDAVIGLSLQSPMNLLMGIAVYASMCKDAGVPLRFPGKPGAWTALHQVTSADLFAQAAEWATTTKAAADQIFNVTNGDYFRWQHLWPDIAGFFDMPYAAPQPMSLVEQMRDKEPQWNRLVEKHGLRPTPWSEVVAWGFTDAVLGTDYDMVQSTIKIRQAGFNGCEDTHASFLRHLGRLRREKYIP; via the coding sequence ATGAAGAATGTCTTGCTGGCCGGGGCGCATGGAGTCCTCGGGCGCGCCGTTGCCGAGCATTTTGCCTCCCTGCCCGATTGGGCCCTCACGACGGTCGCGCGTCGCGGTGCTCTCACGGGGCTCGAGGGGCATACGCCGCCGCGGCATCTCTCGGTGGATCTGCTCGATGCGCGCGCGTCGAAAGAGCGGCTCGCCGAGGCGCGTTCCACCACGCACCTGGTGTTCACGGCGTACCTCGAACGGCCCACGATGGCCGAAACCGTCGCACCCAATGTCACCATGCTCGCGAATACGCTGGATGCACTCGCCGCGGCGAAGGCGCCTATCGAGCACGTGGTCCTGGCCGGTGGCGGCAAGTCGTACGGCGAGCACCTGGGGCCGTACAAGACGCCGGCCAAGGAGAGCGATCCGAGGCTATTGGGGCCCATTTTTTACAATGACCAGGAAGACCTTTTGGCCGACCGCGCGAAGAAGTACGGCTTCGAGTGGACGGTGCTCCGGCCCGACGCGGTGATCGGTTTGAGCCTGCAATCGCCGATGAACCTGCTGATGGGGATCGCCGTGTATGCCTCGATGTGCAAAGACGCAGGCGTGCCTCTGCGCTTTCCCGGAAAGCCGGGTGCGTGGACGGCACTGCATCAGGTCACCTCGGCGGATCTGTTCGCCCAGGCGGCGGAGTGGGCGACGACGACGAAGGCCGCCGCGGACCAGATTTTCAACGTGACCAATGGCGACTACTTCCGCTGGCAGCATCTCTGGCCGGACATTGCCGGCTTCTTCGATATGCCGTACGCGGCGCCGCAGCCGATGAGCCTCGTCGAACAGATGCGTGACAAGGAGCCGCAGTGGAACCGCCTCGTGGAAAAGCACGGCCTGCGCCCCACGCCATGGTCGGAGGTTGTTGCCTGGGGCTTCACCGATGCCGTGCTCGGCACGGACTACGACATGGTGCAGAGCACGATCAAGATTCGCCAGGCCGGCTTCAACGGGTGCGAGGACACGCACGCGAGCTTTCTGCGCCACCTCGGCCGGCTTCGACGCGAGAAGTACATCCCCTG
- a CDS encoding NAD(P)H-dependent oxidoreductase, which produces MNDTTLSIGVILGSVREGRKGEPIARWVMDLLGTRTDAAPELLDIRDFDPSFAQRWPERIAAHDGFVIVTPEYNHGYPGTLKNALDALYGPWNDKPVAFVSYGFSASGARAIEQLRQVTSELRMMPIRDEVNLRLGAFRTDDRGFPADARALERADDVMTELLFWGRLLKEGRRRRPARN; this is translated from the coding sequence ATGAACGACACGACTCTTTCCATCGGCGTCATCCTCGGCAGCGTGCGCGAGGGTCGCAAAGGCGAACCCATCGCGCGATGGGTGATGGACCTGCTCGGTACGCGGACCGATGCTGCGCCGGAGCTTCTCGATATTCGCGACTTCGATCCTTCCTTCGCACAGCGCTGGCCCGAGCGCATCGCGGCGCACGACGGCTTCGTCATCGTCACGCCCGAGTACAACCATGGCTATCCGGGCACGCTGAAGAACGCCCTCGATGCGCTCTATGGGCCGTGGAACGACAAGCCTGTCGCCTTCGTGAGCTACGGCTTCTCGGCCTCGGGGGCGCGCGCCATCGAGCAGCTACGCCAAGTCACCAGCGAGCTTCGCATGATGCCCATTCGCGACGAGGTCAACCTACGCCTCGGCGCCTTCCGCACCGACGACCGCGGCTTCCCCGCCGACGCGCGCGCACTCGAACGCGCCGATGACGTCATGACCGAGCTGCTCTTTTGGGGTCGCCTCCTCAAAGAAGGCCGCCGCCGCCGCCCCGCGCGAAACTAA
- the gstA gene encoding glutathione transferase GstA, translated as MKLYYAVGTCSLSPHIVASEAGIPLELQRVALGKDPEYAAINPKGYVPALRLDDGSVLTEGVAIVQYLADRAPESGLAPQAGTPARYELQSWLTFISSELHKMYSPWLFHPEYGEQAQNVAREKIATRLALVERHLSKGGPFLLGSTFTAADAYLFTIVGWSSYAKVDLAPYRHLRDFMNRVSERPKVREAILGHGMKIASY; from the coding sequence ATGAAACTCTATTACGCCGTCGGCACGTGCTCGCTCTCCCCTCACATCGTCGCCTCCGAGGCTGGGATCCCCTTGGAGCTCCAGCGTGTCGCACTCGGCAAAGATCCCGAGTACGCCGCCATCAACCCCAAGGGCTACGTCCCTGCGCTGCGCCTGGACGATGGATCGGTTCTCACCGAGGGCGTGGCCATCGTGCAATACCTCGCCGACCGCGCGCCCGAATCGGGCCTGGCCCCGCAGGCCGGTACGCCGGCGCGTTACGAGCTGCAGTCGTGGCTCACGTTCATCTCGTCGGAGCTGCACAAGATGTACAGCCCCTGGCTCTTTCACCCCGAGTACGGCGAGCAGGCGCAGAACGTCGCACGCGAGAAAATCGCCACCCGCCTCGCCCTCGTCGAGCGCCATCTCTCCAAGGGTGGTCCCTTCCTCCTCGGCAGCACGTTCACCGCCGCCGATGCCTACTTGTTCACCATCGTGGGATGGTCATCCTACGCCAAGGTCGATCTCGCACCGTATCGGCACCTGCGCGATTTCATGAACCGCGTTTCCGAGCGCCCCAAGGTCCGCGAGGCGATTCTGGGGCACGGGATGAAAATCGCCTCGTATTAG
- a CDS encoding LysR family transcriptional regulator — protein MDDLHLLTVLAETGSLAAAARKLDVHHASAWRRLGALEQRLGVRLFDRGRHAYVPTPAGEEAVASARRAMGELDELERRLMGRDVRPTGIVRLTTTETLLRLLAPVLVKLRAKHPGIVLEVVTADAFFTLSRDADIALRPAVNAPEHLAARKLATIATAVYASHKYLERRARPPAEHDHDWLAPDDHLAHLGSARWIDAHVAPERIVFRASSIPALHAAARAGLGLAALPCYMGDADPRLERVLPPVAEMASTLWLLTHPDLRRTARVRAVLDLLAARLVRHRELLAGTLIKAPPSR, from the coding sequence ATGGATGATCTGCACTTGCTCACCGTGCTGGCCGAGACGGGATCGCTGGCGGCGGCCGCGCGGAAGCTCGACGTGCACCATGCGAGCGCGTGGCGAAGGCTGGGGGCGCTCGAGCAGCGCCTGGGTGTGCGCCTGTTCGATCGCGGGCGCCATGCCTATGTGCCTACGCCGGCGGGCGAGGAGGCGGTGGCCTCCGCGCGGCGGGCCATGGGAGAGCTCGACGAGCTCGAGCGCCGCCTCATGGGGCGCGATGTGCGGCCCACCGGCATCGTGCGGCTCACGACGACGGAGACGCTGCTTCGCCTACTCGCGCCGGTCCTCGTCAAGCTTCGGGCGAAGCACCCCGGCATCGTGCTCGAGGTGGTGACCGCCGACGCGTTCTTCACCTTGAGCCGCGATGCCGACATCGCGCTGCGCCCGGCGGTGAACGCGCCCGAGCACCTCGCCGCGCGCAAGCTCGCCACCATCGCCACGGCGGTTTACGCCTCGCACAAGTACCTCGAGCGACGAGCGCGACCGCCGGCCGAGCACGATCACGACTGGCTCGCGCCCGACGACCACCTCGCGCACCTCGGCTCGGCGCGATGGATCGATGCGCACGTCGCGCCCGAGCGCATCGTCTTTCGCGCAAGCTCGATCCCTGCGCTGCACGCGGCGGCGCGCGCGGGGCTCGGCCTTGCCGCACTACCTTGCTACATGGGTGATGCCGACCCGCGCCTCGAGCGCGTCCTGCCGCCGGTCGCGGAGATGGCCTCCACGCTCTGGCTCCTCACCCACCCGGATCTGCGACGCACGGCACGCGTTCGTGCCGTGCTCGATCTGCTCGCGGCGCGGCTGGTGCGCCACCGCGAGCTGCTCGCCGGAACCTTGATTAAGGCTCCACCGTCGCGTTGA
- a CDS encoding ABC transporter substrate-binding protein — translation MRYSHALVVAVWAAASVFMGGCREKKTEEAKSGTSTETQTTATTPSRDTILLGHVGATSGGEATYGLSSDNAFKLAVEEQNKKNGIKGKKLELKTLDDQGKPEEAAVTATRLITQDKVTLILGPETSGRSLAVAPIADQNRIPMITQSATSAKVTQDGDKTRPYVFRTCFIDPFQGTVMAKFARENLKVNKVAILRDVGSDYSVGLANSFTAKFTAMGGQIVGDVSFKSGEPDFKAQLTAVRGKNPDAIYVPAYYTEVALIGRQARELGMKQPLMGGDGWDSPKLFEVAKGALDGSFYSNHYSPDDPSPVVQEFITKYKKAYNATPDAFAVLGYDAANLAFAAMERAKDLSGPSIREELENTKSFKGVSGTVHIDEKHNAIKSAVVIGIEKNAPKFNATVEP, via the coding sequence ATGCGCTATTCGCACGCATTGGTCGTGGCGGTATGGGCGGCAGCATCCGTGTTCATGGGTGGCTGTCGCGAAAAAAAGACGGAAGAAGCCAAGTCGGGCACGAGCACGGAGACGCAGACGACGGCAACTACGCCGTCGCGCGATACGATCTTGCTCGGCCACGTCGGCGCCACTTCCGGGGGCGAGGCAACGTACGGCCTATCGTCGGACAATGCGTTCAAGCTCGCCGTCGAAGAGCAAAACAAGAAAAACGGCATCAAAGGCAAAAAGCTCGAGCTCAAAACACTCGACGATCAGGGCAAGCCGGAAGAGGCCGCGGTCACCGCAACGCGTCTCATTACGCAGGACAAGGTCACGCTGATTCTGGGGCCGGAGACATCGGGCCGCTCGCTCGCCGTCGCGCCGATTGCCGACCAGAATCGCATCCCGATGATCACGCAGTCGGCGACCAGTGCCAAGGTCACGCAAGACGGCGACAAAACGCGGCCGTACGTCTTTCGCACCTGTTTCATCGACCCGTTCCAGGGAACGGTCATGGCGAAGTTCGCGCGGGAAAACCTGAAGGTGAACAAGGTCGCCATCTTGCGCGACGTGGGCAGTGACTACTCCGTGGGCCTGGCCAATTCGTTCACCGCGAAGTTCACCGCCATGGGCGGGCAGATCGTCGGCGACGTGAGCTTCAAGTCGGGCGAGCCGGATTTCAAAGCGCAGCTCACCGCCGTGCGCGGCAAGAACCCGGACGCGATTTACGTGCCCGCGTACTACACGGAGGTCGCTCTCATCGGCCGCCAGGCGCGCGAGCTCGGGATGAAGCAGCCGCTCATGGGCGGCGACGGCTGGGACTCGCCGAAGCTGTTCGAGGTTGCCAAGGGCGCGCTGGATGGCTCGTTCTACTCGAACCACTACAGCCCGGACGACCCTTCGCCGGTGGTGCAGGAGTTCATCACCAAGTACAAGAAGGCTTACAACGCGACGCCGGACGCCTTCGCGGTTCTCGGGTACGACGCCGCCAACCTGGCCTTCGCCGCCATGGAGCGTGCGAAAGATCTCAGCGGTCCCTCGATCCGCGAGGAGCTGGAGAACACCAAGAGCTTCAAGGGTGTCAGCGGCACGGTGCACATCGACGAGAAGCACAACGCGATCAAATCGGCCGTCGTCATCGGCATCGAGAAGAACGCGCCGAAGTTCAACGCGACGGTGGAGCCTTAA
- a CDS encoding glutathione S-transferase family protein produces the protein MTANDTSGLTLYELAGADPELRFSPFCWKVRMALVHKGLEVEHVPVRFAEKETIAFSGQRLVPVLRDGEQVVTDSWRIALHLEERFPDRPSLFSDPATIPLTQFVNAWTDSVLPYLLRVILLDVYNSIHESDREYFRSSREKRFGMRLEAFVADKDANLAHFQKALNPLRTILTDRDFVAGDAPAYADYCAFSMFMWARGVSQTELLPPDDPIFAWREHLLNAFDGFARKAPRRR, from the coding sequence ATGACCGCGAACGACACGTCAGGATTGACCCTTTATGAATTGGCCGGAGCCGATCCCGAGCTGAGGTTCAGTCCGTTCTGTTGGAAAGTGCGCATGGCGTTGGTGCACAAGGGCCTGGAGGTCGAACACGTTCCGGTGCGCTTCGCCGAGAAGGAGACGATCGCCTTCTCGGGCCAGCGGCTCGTTCCCGTTCTTCGCGATGGCGAGCAGGTCGTGACCGACTCCTGGCGCATCGCGCTCCATCTCGAGGAGCGCTTTCCCGATCGCCCCTCGTTGTTCAGCGATCCTGCGACGATCCCGCTGACGCAATTCGTGAACGCGTGGACCGACAGCGTGCTTCCGTACTTGCTGCGGGTCATTCTGCTGGACGTTTACAATTCCATCCACGAGTCCGACCGCGAGTACTTCCGCTCTTCGCGCGAGAAGCGGTTCGGCATGCGCCTGGAGGCCTTCGTGGCCGACAAGGACGCGAACTTGGCGCACTTTCAAAAGGCGCTCAACCCCTTGCGCACCATCCTCACCGATCGCGACTTCGTCGCCGGCGACGCGCCCGCCTACGCCGACTACTGCGCGTTCTCCATGTTCATGTGGGCCCGCGGCGTGAGCCAAACCGAGCTGCTTCCGCCCGACGATCCGATCTTCGCCTGGCGCGAACACCTCCTCAACGCCTTCGACGGCTTCGCCCGCAAGGCCCCGCGCCGCCGCTAA
- a CDS encoding glutathione S-transferase family protein, with translation MGMLIDGTWHFDAGLLSRGPDGSYIRPDTSFRNWITRDGAAGPTGEAGFPAEAGRYHLYVSLACPWASRALIYRSLKGLTNIVGVSVTHWLLTEQGWTFAEGEGVVPAPLQGVSYVYQLYTRANPRYSGRASVPVLWDRVRNTIVSNESADIIRMFNSAFDDVGAEPGDYYPEPLRAEIDAINDRVYATVNNGVYKAGFAATQLAYEVAVAPLFETLDWLDERLRNRRFLVASTPMECDWRLFTTLIRFDAVYYGHFKCNLRRLSDYPHLSAYARDLYQWRGVAETVDMNHIKRHYYMSHKAVNPTGIVPVGPLYDFNAPHGRSHLL, from the coding sequence ATGGGAATGCTCATCGACGGTACGTGGCACTTCGACGCCGGACTGCTCTCCCGCGGGCCCGACGGTAGTTACATCCGACCCGATACGAGCTTCCGAAATTGGATCACGCGCGACGGTGCAGCGGGCCCCACGGGCGAGGCAGGTTTCCCCGCCGAGGCAGGGCGGTACCACCTGTATGTGTCGCTGGCCTGTCCCTGGGCGAGCCGCGCGCTGATCTACCGTTCGCTGAAGGGTCTCACGAACATCGTGGGCGTCTCCGTCACGCACTGGCTCCTGACCGAGCAGGGGTGGACCTTTGCCGAAGGTGAGGGCGTGGTGCCCGCCCCACTGCAAGGCGTCTCCTACGTGTACCAACTCTATACGCGTGCCAATCCGCGCTACAGCGGCCGTGCGAGCGTGCCCGTTCTATGGGACCGCGTTCGGAACACCATCGTCAGCAACGAGTCGGCGGACATCATCCGCATGTTCAACAGCGCCTTCGATGACGTCGGCGCCGAGCCGGGGGACTACTACCCCGAGCCCTTGCGCGCGGAGATCGACGCCATCAATGACCGCGTGTACGCCACGGTGAACAACGGCGTGTACAAGGCGGGCTTCGCCGCCACGCAGCTGGCGTACGAGGTCGCTGTCGCGCCGTTGTTCGAGACACTCGATTGGCTGGACGAGCGCCTCCGCAACCGCCGCTTTCTCGTGGCCAGCACGCCGATGGAATGCGATTGGCGACTCTTCACCACCTTGATCCGCTTCGATGCGGTGTACTACGGCCATTTCAAGTGCAACCTGCGGCGCCTTTCCGACTATCCGCATCTGTCCGCTTACGCGCGCGACCTCTATCAATGGCGTGGTGTGGCTGAGACCGTCGATATGAATCACATCAAACGGCACTATTATATGAGCCACAAGGCCGTGAACCCCACCGGGATCGTCCCCGTGGGACCCCTCTACGATTTCAACGCGCCGCACGGCCGCTCGCATCTGCTTTGA
- a CDS encoding ferritin-like domain-containing protein, producing MATMVGTQKDLVSLLNQLLELDYDAIEAYKAAIARLKDTSDRAQLASFMHDHERHVRELGDAIVGMGSRPSNGPDVKQVLTKGKVVLSALIGDRLILMAMKTNENDTNTAYERAVNRTDLPQDLRAVLERNLTDERRHRAWIAQRIEVLNAAAHP from the coding sequence ATGGCAACGATGGTGGGAACTCAGAAGGACCTGGTGTCCTTGCTTAATCAACTTCTCGAGCTCGATTACGATGCAATCGAAGCGTACAAAGCCGCCATCGCGCGCTTGAAGGACACCTCGGACAGGGCACAGCTCGCATCGTTCATGCACGACCACGAGCGCCACGTCCGTGAACTCGGCGATGCGATCGTGGGCATGGGCTCACGCCCCTCGAACGGTCCCGACGTGAAGCAGGTGCTCACCAAGGGCAAGGTCGTGTTGAGTGCGCTCATCGGCGATCGATTGATCCTGATGGCGATGAAGACCAACGAGAACGATACGAACACCGCCTACGAGCGCGCGGTGAATCGAACGGACCTCCCGCAGGATCTGCGCGCGGTCCTGGAGCGCAACCTCACGGACGAGCGGCGGCATCGCGCGTGGATTGCCCAGCGGATCGAGGTGCTGAACGCCGCCGCGCATCCTTAG
- a CDS encoding EamA family transporter gives MKTRATRLGCAAIGLWATLAWLSTSARRLPPFQLLAMTFAVATALGLVRMARAGGPEAWKKAFRQPLRVWLVGVGGLFGFHAFYFVALAKAPAVHVSLIAYLWPLLIVILSGARSVRALAGAAMGLGGVVVLLVTDQRFHAEIRPEHAAGYLSALACACTWAGYSVANRRFVTVPVDTVTGFCLVTAVLGGVVHAATETTLVPTPHEIASAIALGLGPVGAAFFLWDYGTKHGDLPLLGVLSYATPLLSTLLLIVSGAARFSWNIALACLFIAGGAWLASSNASKDARRRSAPRSAGQSTRDAAARP, from the coding sequence GCCTGCCGCCGTTCCAACTTTTGGCCATGACCTTCGCCGTCGCCACCGCGCTCGGACTCGTCCGCATGGCGCGCGCCGGCGGTCCGGAGGCCTGGAAAAAAGCCTTTCGGCAGCCGCTGCGCGTATGGCTCGTGGGCGTGGGCGGCCTCTTCGGCTTTCACGCGTTCTATTTCGTCGCACTGGCGAAGGCTCCTGCCGTGCACGTGAGCCTCATCGCGTACCTATGGCCGCTGCTCATCGTCATCCTGTCCGGCGCGCGGAGTGTGCGCGCGCTCGCCGGTGCGGCGATGGGCCTCGGCGGTGTCGTCGTGCTCTTGGTCACGGATCAGCGCTTTCACGCCGAGATTCGCCCCGAGCACGCGGCGGGCTATCTCTCCGCGCTGGCGTGCGCATGCACCTGGGCGGGCTACTCCGTCGCGAACCGCCGCTTCGTCACCGTGCCGGTCGACACGGTGACGGGTTTCTGCCTGGTGACCGCCGTTCTGGGCGGCGTCGTTCATGCGGCGACGGAGACGACGCTCGTCCCGACGCCGCACGAGATCGCGTCGGCGATCGCCCTGGGCCTTGGTCCGGTGGGCGCCGCCTTTTTTCTATGGGATTACGGCACGAAGCATGGCGACCTGCCGCTTCTCGGCGTTCTCTCCTATGCGACGCCGCTCCTCTCGACGCTTCTCTTGATCGTCTCGGGCGCGGCGCGCTTTTCGTGGAACATCGCCCTGGCGTGCCTTTTCATCGCGGGCGGTGCGTGGCTCGCCTCGTCGAACGCGTCTAAGGATGCGCGGCGGCGTTCAGCACCTCGATCCGCTGGGCAATCCACGCGCGATGCCGCCGCTCGTCCGTGA